The Streptomyces spororaveus genome includes a region encoding these proteins:
- a CDS encoding aspartate aminotransferase family protein translates to MTNPTPLHSRHRTVLPDWLALYYKHPIELTHGEGRHVWDADGNRYLDFFGGILTTMTAHALPEVTKAVSEQAGRIIHSSTLYLNRPMIELAERVAALSGIPDARVFFTTSGTEANDTALLLATTYRRSNQILAMRNSYHGRSFSTVSITGNRGWSPTSLSPLQTYYVQGAVRTRGPLAHLDDAAFTAAAVEDLEDVLGQARGGVAALIAEPIQGVGGFTSPPDGLYGAFREVLDRHGILWISDEVQTGWGRTGDNFWGWQAHAQNGPPDILTFAKGIGNGMSIGGVVARAEVMNCLDSNSISTFGGSPVTMAAGVANLAYLLEHDLQGNARRVGGLLLERLRGIAATVPAVREIRGRGLMAGLELAKPGTDEADPDAAAAVLEAAREGGLLLGKGGGYNTSVLRIAPPLSLTVAEAEEGAEILEQALRSIQ, encoded by the coding sequence GTGACCAACCCGACCCCGCTCCACAGCCGCCACCGCACCGTCCTGCCCGACTGGCTCGCGCTCTACTACAAGCACCCCATCGAGCTCACCCACGGCGAGGGCCGCCACGTCTGGGACGCCGACGGCAACCGCTACCTCGACTTCTTCGGCGGCATCCTCACCACGATGACCGCCCACGCCCTGCCCGAGGTCACCAAGGCCGTGTCCGAGCAGGCCGGGCGGATCATCCACTCCTCCACCCTCTACCTCAACCGGCCGATGATCGAGCTGGCCGAGCGGGTCGCCGCCCTCTCCGGCATCCCCGACGCCCGGGTCTTCTTCACCACCTCCGGCACCGAGGCCAACGACACCGCCCTGCTGCTCGCGACGACGTACCGCCGCTCCAACCAGATCCTGGCGATGCGCAACAGCTACCACGGCCGGTCCTTCTCCACCGTCTCGATCACCGGCAACCGCGGCTGGTCCCCGACCAGCCTCTCGCCGCTGCAGACGTACTACGTCCAGGGCGCGGTGCGCACCCGCGGCCCGCTCGCCCACCTGGACGACGCCGCCTTCACCGCCGCCGCCGTCGAGGACCTGGAGGACGTACTCGGCCAGGCCCGCGGGGGAGTGGCCGCCCTCATCGCCGAACCGATCCAGGGCGTCGGCGGGTTCACCTCGCCGCCCGACGGGCTCTACGGAGCCTTCCGCGAGGTCCTCGACCGCCACGGCATCCTGTGGATCAGCGACGAGGTGCAGACCGGCTGGGGCCGCACCGGAGACAACTTCTGGGGCTGGCAGGCACACGCCCAGAACGGCCCGCCGGACATCCTCACCTTCGCCAAGGGCATCGGCAACGGCATGTCCATCGGCGGGGTCGTGGCCCGGGCCGAGGTGATGAACTGCCTGGACTCCAACTCCATCTCCACCTTCGGCGGCTCACCGGTCACCATGGCGGCCGGCGTCGCCAACCTCGCGTACCTGCTGGAGCACGACCTCCAGGGCAACGCCCGCCGCGTCGGCGGCCTGCTGCTGGAGCGGCTGCGCGGCATCGCCGCCACCGTGCCCGCCGTACGGGAGATCCGCGGCCGGGGCCTGATGGCCGGCCTCGAACTCGCGAAGCCGGGCACCGACGAGGCCGACCCGGACGCGGCCGCCGCCGTCCTGGAGGCGGCCCGCGAAGGCGGCCTGCTGCTCGGCAAGGGCGGCGGGTACAACACCAGCGTGCTGCGCATCGCGCCGCCGCTCTCCCTCACCGTCGCCGAGGCGGAAGAGGGCGCCGAGATCCTCGAACAGGCATTGCGCAGCATCCAGTAG
- a CDS encoding nitrilase-related carbon-nitrogen hydrolase, whose protein sequence is MAQVVRAALVQATWTGDTDSMIAKHEVYARRAAAEGAQIIGFQEVFNAPYFCQVQEPEHYRWAEAVPDGPTVRRMQDLARETGMVIVVPVFELESEGFYYNTAAVIDADGSYLGKYRKHHIPQVKGFWEKYYFRPGNLGWPVFDTAVGRIGVYICYDRHFPEGWRQLGLAGAQLVYNPSATSRGLSAYLWQLEQPASAVANEYFIAAINRVGQEEYGDNDFYGTSYFVDPRGQFVGEVASDKDEELVVRDLDFDLIKQVRDQWAFYRDRRPDAYGGLVQP, encoded by the coding sequence ATGGCCCAAGTCGTCCGCGCCGCGCTGGTCCAGGCCACCTGGACCGGAGACACCGATTCGATGATCGCCAAACACGAGGTGTACGCCCGCCGGGCAGCCGCCGAGGGCGCGCAGATCATCGGCTTCCAAGAAGTCTTCAACGCCCCCTACTTCTGTCAGGTCCAGGAGCCCGAGCACTACCGCTGGGCCGAGGCCGTCCCCGACGGCCCGACCGTACGCCGTATGCAGGACCTCGCCCGCGAGACCGGCATGGTGATCGTCGTACCGGTCTTCGAGCTGGAGAGCGAGGGCTTCTACTACAACACCGCCGCCGTCATCGACGCAGACGGCAGCTACCTCGGCAAGTACCGCAAGCACCACATCCCCCAGGTCAAAGGCTTCTGGGAGAAGTACTACTTCCGTCCGGGCAACCTCGGCTGGCCCGTCTTCGACACCGCCGTCGGCCGGATCGGCGTCTACATCTGCTACGACCGCCACTTCCCCGAGGGATGGCGCCAACTGGGCCTGGCCGGAGCCCAGCTGGTCTACAACCCCTCCGCCACCTCCCGAGGGCTGTCCGCGTACCTGTGGCAGCTGGAGCAGCCCGCCTCCGCCGTCGCCAACGAGTACTTCATCGCCGCCATCAACCGGGTGGGCCAGGAGGAGTACGGCGACAACGACTTCTACGGCACCAGCTACTTCGTCGACCCGCGCGGTCAGTTCGTCGGGGAGGTCGCCAGCGACAAGGACGAGGAGCTCGTCGTCCGCGACCTCGACTTCGACCTGATCAAGCAGGTCCGCGACCAGTGGGCCTTCTACCGCGACCGCCGTCCCGACGCCTACGGAGGGCTCGTACAGCCGTGA
- a CDS encoding DUF3887 domain-containing protein encodes MLAVGVLVPAGGSATAATGAPPGAAPSLTRYDTIAVQTLDSIVNGDFTAATARFDPTVRKLLPPDALARAWVVYQDQMGRYRSHGGPMDTSSGTFTVVSVPLSMERRAGEFRVTFHEDMSIAGLFFLPAGFPIA; translated from the coding sequence GTGCTGGCCGTTGGCGTGCTGGTACCGGCCGGTGGTTCCGCGACGGCCGCGACGGGGGCGCCCCCTGGCGCGGCCCCGTCCCTCACGCGGTACGACACGATCGCCGTGCAGACCCTCGACTCCATCGTGAACGGCGACTTCACCGCCGCCACGGCCAGGTTCGACCCGACCGTACGCAAGCTCCTGCCCCCGGACGCCCTCGCGCGGGCCTGGGTGGTCTACCAGGACCAGATGGGGCGCTACCGGTCGCACGGCGGCCCGATGGACACCTCCTCGGGCACGTTCACCGTGGTCAGCGTGCCGCTGAGCATGGAGCGCCGGGCCGGGGAGTTCCGCGTGACCTTCCACGAGGACATGAGCATCGCCGGCCTGTTCTTCCTCCCGGCAGGATTCCCGATCGCCTAG
- a CDS encoding PPOX class F420-dependent oxidoreductase codes for MDLEELGRARYVSLTTFRKDGTPVATPVWAVADGGELYVWTRSDSWKVKRIRNNGRVTVTACDMRGRVEEGAQAREGEARLLDEAGLRRVRKLMSRKYTWQFWVVDVPAALARRGKRPHTAIAVKL; via the coding sequence ATGGATCTCGAAGAGCTCGGCAGGGCGCGGTACGTCAGTCTCACCACCTTCCGCAAGGACGGCACGCCCGTGGCGACGCCGGTGTGGGCGGTCGCCGACGGGGGTGAGCTGTACGTGTGGACGCGCAGCGATTCGTGGAAGGTCAAGCGGATCCGCAACAACGGGCGCGTCACCGTCACCGCCTGCGACATGCGCGGGCGCGTCGAGGAGGGGGCGCAGGCCCGGGAGGGCGAGGCCCGGCTCCTCGACGAGGCGGGTCTGCGGCGGGTGCGGAAGCTGATGTCGCGCAAGTACACCTGGCAGTTCTGGGTGGTGGACGTGCCCGCCGCCCTGGCGCGCCGGGGGAAGCGTCCGCACACCGCGATCGCCGTCAAGCTTTGA
- a CDS encoding alginate lyase family protein: MNASKRVGFAVVGALLASGLLLAACAVPEGRPRAGDVVFHHPGVVVGHAQLRQAKEMVAAGKEPWISAYRALLTSRYASLDYTPHPADVVPCPFNSGPQSCLDERQDAIAAYTHALLWSVNGRTAHARKAVQIMDAWSAVMKTHREDNARLQAAWSGSSWARAADIMHAGYPNWEEPRVSRFKEMLRRAYLPAVRAQVPAYNGNWELAMTDAAVSIAVFLEDQDVFRESLGRFRARVPAYFYLRMDGPRPTAPRYAAIETADQVKAYWFDQGTYVDGIAQETCRNLMHVGYALAASAHIAETAWHQGVDLYGEQSARLRTALEFHAKYQLGAEVPPWLCGGKVERTMGPDLEVALHHYETRTGAKLPYTRALVEKTRPAGTDELFVAWETVSHGEAPPA, from the coding sequence ATGAACGCATCCAAGCGAGTCGGTTTCGCCGTCGTCGGCGCGCTCCTCGCGAGCGGCCTGCTGCTCGCGGCGTGCGCCGTCCCCGAAGGCCGCCCCCGCGCCGGCGACGTGGTCTTCCACCACCCGGGCGTCGTCGTCGGCCACGCCCAGCTCCGGCAGGCCAAGGAGATGGTCGCGGCCGGCAAGGAGCCCTGGATCTCGGCGTACCGGGCGCTCCTGACCAGCCGCTACGCCTCGCTCGACTACACCCCGCACCCGGCCGACGTGGTGCCCTGCCCCTTCAACAGCGGACCGCAGTCCTGCCTCGACGAACGGCAGGACGCGATCGCCGCCTACACCCACGCCCTGCTGTGGTCGGTGAACGGCAGGACCGCCCACGCGCGCAAGGCCGTACAGATCATGGACGCCTGGTCGGCCGTGATGAAGACGCACCGCGAGGACAACGCCCGGCTCCAGGCCGCCTGGTCGGGATCCAGCTGGGCGCGGGCCGCCGACATCATGCACGCCGGCTACCCGAACTGGGAGGAGCCGCGGGTTTCGCGGTTCAAGGAGATGCTGCGGCGGGCCTACCTGCCGGCCGTCCGCGCCCAGGTGCCCGCCTACAACGGCAACTGGGAACTGGCCATGACCGACGCCGCCGTCTCCATCGCCGTCTTCCTGGAGGACCAGGACGTCTTCCGCGAGTCCCTCGGCCGCTTCCGGGCGCGCGTGCCCGCGTACTTCTACCTCCGGATGGACGGCCCGCGCCCGACGGCTCCGCGGTACGCCGCCATCGAGACCGCCGACCAGGTCAAGGCGTACTGGTTCGACCAGGGCACCTACGTCGACGGCATCGCCCAGGAGACCTGCCGCAACCTGATGCACGTCGGCTACGCGCTCGCCGCGTCCGCGCACATCGCCGAGACCGCCTGGCACCAGGGCGTCGACCTGTACGGCGAGCAGTCGGCCCGGCTGCGCACCGCGCTGGAGTTCCACGCGAAGTACCAGCTCGGGGCCGAGGTCCCGCCGTGGCTGTGCGGGGGCAAGGTGGAGCGGACCATGGGGCCCGACCTGGAGGTGGCCCTGCACCACTACGAGACGCGGACCGGCGCGAAGCTCCCGTACACCCGCGCCCTGGTCGAGAAGACCCGGCCGGCCGGGACGGACGAGCTGTTCGTGGCCTGGGAAACGGTCAGTCACGGAGAGGCCCCGCCGGCCTGA
- a CDS encoding helix-turn-helix domain-containing protein, protein MVRTPLTPEERERGERLGVLLREARGSRSMVEVAAGAGLSAETLRKIETGRAPTPAFFTVAALAAALGLSLDDLLRRCAVVPA, encoded by the coding sequence ATGGTCCGTACCCCCCTCACCCCCGAAGAGCGCGAGCGCGGCGAGCGGCTCGGCGTGCTGCTGCGCGAGGCCCGCGGCAGCCGGAGCATGGTCGAGGTCGCGGCCGGCGCCGGGCTCTCCGCGGAGACCCTGCGCAAGATCGAGACGGGCCGGGCGCCCACCCCCGCCTTCTTCACCGTCGCCGCCCTCGCGGCGGCCCTCGGCCTCTCCCTCGACGACCTGCTGCGCCGCTGCGCCGTCGTCCCCGCCTGA
- the map gene encoding type I methionyl aminopeptidase: MVKLKTDREIDEMRAAGRVVARALAAVREAADVGVALLDLDLVAREVLREAGATSPFLGYRPQFAPVPFPAVVCVSVNDAIVHGIPGDYRLRGGDLVSVDCGAELGGWVGDAAVSFTVGPARPADLRLIETSEAALAAGIAAAVPGNRIGDIAHAIGATCRAAGYGVPDGFGGHGVGRTMHEDPGVPNEGPPGRGMTLRPGLVLAIEPMLIAGGTDDYACDADGWTLRTVDGSRAAHSEHTVAITADGPRILTAL; this comes from the coding sequence ATGGTGAAACTGAAGACGGACCGAGAGATCGACGAGATGCGTGCCGCGGGCCGGGTGGTCGCGCGCGCCCTGGCCGCCGTACGGGAGGCCGCCGACGTGGGGGTGGCCCTGCTGGACCTGGACCTGGTGGCCCGCGAGGTGCTCCGTGAGGCCGGTGCCACCTCACCCTTCCTGGGCTACCGGCCGCAGTTCGCGCCCGTCCCCTTCCCCGCCGTGGTGTGCGTCTCGGTGAACGACGCGATCGTGCACGGGATCCCCGGCGACTACCGGCTGCGCGGCGGCGACCTGGTGAGCGTCGACTGCGGGGCGGAGCTCGGCGGCTGGGTGGGCGACGCGGCGGTCAGCTTCACCGTCGGTCCGGCCCGCCCCGCCGACCTCCGGCTGATCGAGACCTCCGAGGCGGCGCTCGCCGCCGGGATCGCCGCCGCCGTGCCCGGCAACCGGATCGGCGACATCGCCCACGCGATCGGCGCCACCTGCCGAGCCGCCGGGTACGGCGTCCCCGACGGCTTCGGCGGCCACGGCGTCGGCCGCACCATGCACGAGGACCCGGGCGTGCCCAACGAGGGCCCGCCGGGGCGCGGTATGACACTGCGCCCCGGCCTGGTCCTCGCCATCGAGCCGATGCTGATCGCGGGCGGTACGGACGACTACGCCTGCGACGCGGACGGCTGGACCCTGCGTACCGTCGACGGCAGCCGCGCCGCCCACTCGGAGCACACGGTCGCGATCACCGCCGACGGTCCGCGGATCCTCACCGCCCTCTGA
- the ggt gene encoding gamma-glutamyltransferase, whose product MRAPATRQLALVALAGALVSTGAAAPPTTTTPPAKVPVAVGYGGAVASVDADASAAGIAVLRSGGNAVDAAIATAAALGVTEPYSAGIGGGGYFVYYDARSRRVHTIDGRETAPATATETLFQENGQPIPFAEGQTSGRGVGVPGTPATWKSALDAWGSRPLGSLLKPAEKLARDGFTVDSTFRAQTELNQDRFKDFPATSKLFLPGGALPVVGSTFKNPDLAATYAELARKGTGALYRGPLAEDIVRAVRTPPVDPAATRKVRPGDLTTGDLRAYATKRQEPTRVSYRGLDVFSMAPSSSGGTTVGEALNILERTDLSELSETQYLHRFIEASRISFADRGRWVGDPAAVDVPTRELLSQRFADSRGCLIAPDRTLTSPLAPGDPRHPAACGGTGQAAPTTYEGENTTHLTAADRWGNVVSYTLTIESTGGSAITVPGRGFLLNNELTDFSFAPAAPGVPDPNLPGPGKRPRSSMSPTIVLEGGRPVLAVGSPGGATIITTVLQTLIGHLDRGLPLVDAIAAPRASQRNQTTTELEPGLWNSPLRAELEAIGQGFRQNPEIGAATGVQRLRDGRWLAAAEPSRRGGGSAMVVHPQGRP is encoded by the coding sequence ATGCGTGCTCCCGCCACCCGTCAGTTAGCGCTCGTCGCCCTCGCCGGAGCGCTCGTCTCCACCGGGGCCGCCGCCCCGCCCACCACGACCACCCCACCGGCCAAGGTGCCGGTCGCCGTCGGCTACGGCGGGGCCGTCGCCAGCGTCGACGCCGACGCCTCCGCCGCGGGCATCGCCGTCCTGCGCTCCGGCGGCAACGCCGTCGACGCGGCGATCGCCACCGCCGCCGCGCTCGGGGTGACCGAACCCTATTCGGCGGGCATCGGCGGAGGCGGCTACTTCGTCTACTACGACGCCCGCTCGCGCCGGGTGCACACCATCGACGGCCGCGAGACCGCCCCCGCCACGGCCACCGAGACGCTGTTCCAGGAGAACGGCCAGCCGATCCCCTTCGCGGAGGGCCAGACCAGCGGCCGGGGCGTCGGTGTCCCCGGCACCCCCGCCACCTGGAAGAGCGCCCTCGACGCCTGGGGCAGCCGCCCACTGGGCTCCCTGCTGAAGCCCGCCGAGAAACTGGCCCGCGACGGCTTCACGGTGGACAGCACCTTCCGCGCCCAGACCGAGCTCAACCAGGACCGCTTCAAGGACTTCCCGGCCACCTCGAAGCTCTTCCTTCCGGGCGGCGCCCTGCCGGTGGTCGGCTCCACCTTCAAGAACCCGGACCTGGCCGCCACCTACGCCGAACTCGCCCGCAAGGGGACCGGCGCCCTCTACCGGGGGCCCCTCGCGGAGGACATCGTCCGGGCCGTCCGCACACCCCCGGTGGACCCGGCGGCCACCCGCAAGGTCCGCCCCGGCGACCTGACCACCGGCGACCTGCGCGCGTACGCGACCAAGCGGCAGGAACCCACCCGGGTGAGCTACCGCGGCCTGGACGTCTTCAGCATGGCGCCCTCCTCCTCCGGCGGCACCACCGTCGGCGAGGCGCTGAACATCCTGGAGCGGACCGACCTCTCCGAACTGTCCGAGACCCAGTACCTGCACCGCTTCATCGAGGCCTCCCGGATCTCCTTCGCAGACCGGGGCCGCTGGGTCGGCGACCCGGCAGCGGTGGACGTGCCGACGCGTGAGCTGCTCTCGCAGCGCTTCGCCGACTCGCGCGGCTGCCTGATCGCGCCGGACCGCACGCTGACCAGCCCGCTCGCCCCCGGTGACCCGCGCCACCCGGCGGCCTGCGGCGGCACCGGCCAGGCCGCCCCGACCACGTACGAAGGGGAGAACACCACCCACCTGACGGCCGCCGACCGCTGGGGCAACGTGGTCTCCTACACCCTGACCATCGAGTCCACCGGCGGCAGCGCCATCACCGTCCCGGGCCGCGGCTTCCTGCTCAACAACGAGCTGACCGACTTCTCCTTCGCCCCGGCCGCGCCCGGGGTCCCGGACCCGAACCTGCCCGGCCCCGGCAAGCGGCCGCGCTCCTCCATGTCCCCGACGATCGTGCTGGAGGGCGGCCGCCCGGTGCTCGCGGTGGGCTCCCCGGGCGGGGCCACCATCATCACCACCGTGCTGCAGACCCTGATCGGCCACCTGGACCGGGGTCTGCCGCTGGTCGACGCGATCGCCGCGCCGCGGGCCAGCCAGCGCAACCAGACCACCACCGAGCTGGAGCCGGGCCTGTGGAACAGCCCGCTGCGCGCGGAGCTGGAGGCGATCGGCCAGGGCTTCCGGCAGAACCCGGAGATCGGCGCCGCGACCGGTGTGCAGCGGCTGCGCGACGGGCGCTGGCTGGCGGCGGCGGAGCCCAGCCGCCGGGGCGGCGGTTCGGCGATGGTGGTGCACCCGCAAGGGAGGCCGTAG
- a CDS encoding cytochrome P450, which translates to MDHAADVPDVFDPRIYASGVPHERYRLLRDRHPVSWQAEPEIQGWPAGPGFWAVTRHADVVRVLRDHRTYSSWLGATQIRDPDPADLPFLRRTMLNQDPPEHGRLRRLVSRAFTPARVDAFAGRVRERARALLAAARENAEDGAIDLVRAVTDEYALLNLTDLLGVPAADRALLLEWTVRIIGYQDPDDTPAPLLGPDGTPLNPRSPALLGEMFAYARELADRKRAHPGDDVMTALAGAGLDPAELEMFFFLLTVAGNDTVRSAAPGGLLALARNPDAYRRLADGSVPRDRAVDELLRVHPPVLSFRRTAAVDTVLAGQPVRAGDKVVVFHASANHDERVFADPGRLDLARTPNPHVSFGDGPHVCLGAHFARLQLRILYEEWCAAMPVPELAGPPRRLVSNFINGITRLPVRVSGPAR; encoded by the coding sequence ATGGATCACGCCGCGGACGTCCCCGACGTCTTCGACCCCCGCATCTACGCCTCTGGCGTCCCGCACGAGCGCTACCGGCTGCTGCGCGATCGGCACCCCGTGTCCTGGCAGGCGGAGCCGGAGATCCAGGGCTGGCCCGCCGGCCCCGGCTTCTGGGCCGTCACCCGGCACGCCGACGTCGTCCGCGTCCTGCGCGACCACCGGACGTACTCCTCCTGGCTGGGCGCCACCCAGATCCGCGACCCCGACCCGGCCGACCTGCCCTTCCTGCGCCGCACCATGCTCAACCAGGACCCGCCGGAGCACGGCCGGCTGCGGCGGCTGGTGTCCCGCGCCTTCACCCCCGCCCGCGTCGACGCCTTCGCCGGTCGGGTCCGCGAGCGCGCCCGCGCCCTGCTCGCCGCCGCCCGCGAGAACGCCGAGGACGGAGCCATCGACCTCGTACGCGCCGTCACCGACGAGTACGCGCTGCTGAACCTCACCGACCTGCTGGGCGTCCCGGCCGCCGACCGGGCCCTGCTGCTGGAGTGGACCGTACGGATCATCGGGTACCAGGACCCCGACGACACCCCGGCGCCGCTCCTCGGCCCGGACGGCACACCGCTCAACCCGCGCTCCCCGGCCCTGCTCGGCGAGATGTTCGCGTACGCCCGGGAACTCGCCGACCGCAAGCGGGCGCACCCCGGCGACGACGTGATGACCGCCCTCGCCGGGGCCGGGCTCGACCCGGCCGAACTGGAGATGTTCTTCTTCCTGCTCACCGTCGCGGGCAACGACACCGTACGCAGCGCCGCCCCCGGCGGCCTGCTCGCCCTGGCCCGGAACCCGGACGCCTACCGCCGGCTCGCGGACGGATCCGTCCCCCGCGACCGGGCCGTCGACGAACTCCTGCGCGTCCACCCGCCGGTGCTCAGCTTCCGCCGCACGGCCGCCGTCGACACCGTACTGGCGGGGCAGCCCGTCCGCGCCGGGGACAAGGTGGTGGTCTTCCACGCCTCCGCCAACCACGACGAGCGCGTCTTCGCCGACCCCGGCCGCCTGGACCTCGCCCGGACGCCCAATCCGCACGTCTCCTTCGGGGACGGCCCGCACGTCTGCCTCGGAGCCCATTTCGCCCGGCTCCAGCTGCGCATCCTCTACGAGGAGTGGTGCGCGGCCATGCCCGTACCCGAACTGGCGGGACCGCCGCGCCGGCTGGTGTCCAACTTCATCAACGGGATCACACGGCTGCCGGTACGGGTGTCCGGGCCGGCCCGGTGA